In 'Nostoc azollae' 0708, the following are encoded in one genomic region:
- a CDS encoding FHA domain-containing protein, whose product MFEFRSTCLIGRNSDCNLQLAKEIDMRISRYHCLLDINSPDIRVRDLGSLNGTIVNGKKIGQRQRNQTA is encoded by the coding sequence ATATTTGAATTCCGTAGCACTTGTTTAATCGGCAGGAATTCTGATTGTAATTTGCAATTAGCTAAGGAAATTGATATGAGGATTTCCCGCTATCATTGTTTACTAGACATTAATTCCCCAGATATTCGGGTAAGGGATTTAGGAAGTTTAAATGGTACCATTGTTAATGGTAAGAAAATTGGGCAAAGGCAACGTAATCAAACGGCATAA